A stretch of Coregonus clupeaformis isolate EN_2021a chromosome 37, ASM2061545v1, whole genome shotgun sequence DNA encodes these proteins:
- the tysnd1 gene encoding peroxisomal leader peptide-processing protease, with protein MASTEKMCCVVTVSESFSDQKPVSCSGVILNSQTGLVLCNGLLFSRFMNDKDALSSDHRFLLPDSFSSKLKISLNFHEQRDLDTNQCAYQSCTVADSNSTSRHQHQATAQLLMLANCFEFKSAFEKIFKESDKWSFYGGEDDAEMVRDSEFLSWFAVLKVPALTKASNVNGGTIPWATSSTLRKGCAVLACGSPFGAFCPDLFMGTLSKGIISNLAGEDNTLILTDARCLPGTEGGGLFVSHGDRMHLVGLIVSPLCWKASEWIGLTLVCSLQMILRNITQCLNIRDPHQEIQHIQESTYFFQSLQSETETQKYPTVSLVDAGQFWGSGVLVSPRLVVTCRHVVNGKPVVTLRFNTNDRFHAVVGDVLYSTKPSSPYDVAVVQLRHPPPEVVVSRLATSFTPGEDVVVVGYGAFGQRCGPSLTSGILSRAISCHGQAVMLQTTAAVQAGASGGAVVRAGSGELLGLVSSNTRDFTAKVTYPHLNFSVPMTVLEPLLRRYAQKGDIVVFRDLDTTDEGVRRVWRLQAAQSKL; from the exons ATGGCGTCGACTGAAAAAATGTGTTGCGTGGTCACGGTGTCTGAGTCTTTTTCTGATCAGAAACCAGTAAGCTGTAGTGGAGTCATCCTGAACTCACAGACTGGTCTCGTGCTATGCAATGGTCTTCTCTTCTCTCGCTTTATGAATGACAAGGACGCTCTCTCTTCAGATCACCGGTTCCTGCTACCAGACAGTTTCAGTAGCAAACTGAAAATTAGCCTAAACTTCCATGAACAGCGAGATTTGGACACAAACCAATGCGCATACCAGTCATGCACCGTTGCGGATAGCAACAGCACCTCGCGGCATCAGCACCAAGCGACAGCACAGCTATTGATGCTAGCTAACTGTTTTGAGTTCAAGAGTGCTTTTGAGAAGATCTTCAAAGAGTCTGATAAGTGGAGTTTTTACGGTGGGGAGGACGATGCAGAGATGGTTAGGGATTCAGAGTTTCTGAGCTGGTTTGCTGTGCTCAAG GTACCAGCCTTGACCAAAGCGTCAAACGTCAACGGTGGAACCATACCGTGGGCGACCAGCTCCACTCTCCGGAAGGGATGCGCGGTCCTCGCCTGCGGCTCTCCCTTCGGCGCCTTCTGCCCCGATCTCTTCATGGGCACCCTAAGCAAGGGTATCATTAGTAACCTGGCCGGGGAAGATAACACTCTCATTCTCACTGACGCCCGCTGCCTGCCCGGTACAGAGGGAGGGGGGCTTTTCGTGTCCCACGGAGACCGAATGCACCTCGTCGGTTTGATCGTGTCCCCCTTGTGCTGGAAAGCCAGCGAGTGGATCGGGCTGACGCTTGTGTGCTCGCTTCAGATGATTCTGAGGAACATCACACAGTGTCTGAATATTCGCGATCCACACCAAGAGATCCAACACATACAGGAATCTACATACTTCTTTCAATCCTTACAGAGTGAAACTGAAACTCAGAAGTACCCCACAGTGTCCTTAGTAGACGCTGGACAATTCTGGGGCTCTGGGGTTCTGGTCAGTCCTCGGTTGGTGGTTACCTGTCGACATGTTGTCAATGGAAAACCTGTTGTCACCTTGAGATTCAACACCAATGACAG GTTTCATGCGGTGGTGGGTGATGTCCTGTACTCCACCAAGCCATCGTCTCCCTATGATGTAGCCGTGGTGCAGCTAAGACACCCTCCCCCGGAGGTAGTCGTGTCACGGTTGGCCACATCGTTTACACCAG GTGAGGACGTGGTGGTGGTGGGTTACGGAGCTTTTGGCCAGCGCTGCGGTCCCTCTCTGACCAGTGGCATCCTGTCCAGGGCCATCAGCTGTCACGGCCAGGCCGTCATGCTGCAGACCACCGCTGCAGTGCAGGCAGGGGCCAGCGGAGGAGCTGTGGTGCGGGCAGGATCAGGAGAGCTGCTAG GTCTGGTTTCCAGTAACACCAGAGACTTTACTGCCAAGGTAACCTACCCTCACCTGAACTTCAGTGTCCCAATGACTGTCCTGGAGCCATTGCTACGGAGATACGCCCAGAAGGGCGACATTGTTGTGTTCCGGGACTTGGATACGACCGATGAGGGAGTCAGGAGGGTGTGGAGGCTACAGGCTGCTCAGAGCAAACtgtga